One window of Saprospiraceae bacterium genomic DNA carries:
- a CDS encoding CHAT domain-containing protein, whose amino-acid sequence MFQFSRFLLILCVSFYCFNDVFTQITQSDRDSLKLLVSQKNWEIYNKKLFRLGKRISEDSLSAKHKSELLYWIDYLVKQNPGRSAIRVAYMNFANVIKYAESFVEATPYLLIAHSYVDDPFCLDKHAWYIENTLAINYNQLDELEKSEYYYSLVANALIYLGDSKNLSRTYTNLGTLRQTKGKQKEAENFFKYGLRIASSMNEPQSIFANATGLGGLYTLMDSMQLVNRYLEIAFEQLYNTPEKNIEENKRDWHRTQANYLVKLGNFDEAICYFNTALEYYRSRDCDRDFAKICIDFATAYLQVKDLENSREFLENGIQCLIPSFRSLDTLPNQVDLYQENTLTEAFSLASKWYSLRYEQDKQTDLLLKSLSYLELGLFGYEIIQGSILTAPSKLKIIGSNRSLVDRGIEQLYQLKKLGIQSEVLFVKCRQFFNYSKGILLGNKIFEMMVISQFSKADKLQISEVERQEFKLSQLNPKEINESNFILGQRIHLQQQKRDLFGKYSIQEPVVRYPENYIEYQIIHDTVYVMAQLKGESYFEQIGTYGDLQKIIKGINSNFNQREFKLDEALLKQAYHFLLAFVKNPLPKRLCIIPDGQIQFIPFDALIHPDGQFLLSHCSIYFAQRYGEPEFESDYSDKPSFILAIRPEYPESKEQNLIATRGNVSALLHTQEEVDSIQMHYGDQVEISKEITVDELPARMQSAEIVHFAGHAKASGDSAYLILPGDPSQFGLAQLASLHSPWRMVVLSACETGLGEWEYGEGIRSLGKSFQEAGAESVIMSLWSVNDESSAKIMSGFYKELKEGKSKDEALRNAKMEYLQEAGFEKKHPYYWAGFVGYGEMEGIETNSRNLLYLLIGLSICFLIFIFKKVPK is encoded by the coding sequence ATGTTCCAATTTTCAAGATTTCTGCTTATTCTATGCGTTTCTTTTTATTGTTTTAACGATGTCTTTACCCAAATAACACAATCAGATCGGGATTCACTTAAATTGTTAGTTAGCCAGAAAAATTGGGAAATTTATAATAAAAAGCTTTTTAGACTGGGTAAACGTATTTCTGAAGATAGTTTATCGGCAAAACATAAATCGGAATTACTTTATTGGATTGATTATTTAGTAAAGCAAAATCCAGGTCGTAGTGCCATACGAGTTGCCTATATGAATTTTGCTAATGTAATTAAATATGCAGAAAGTTTTGTTGAAGCAACTCCCTATTTATTAATAGCTCATTCGTATGTAGACGATCCATTTTGTTTGGATAAACATGCCTGGTATATAGAAAACACATTGGCAATTAATTACAACCAATTGGATGAACTTGAAAAATCTGAATATTATTATAGCCTGGTTGCAAATGCTTTAATTTATTTAGGGGATTCCAAAAATCTATCAAGGACTTATACTAATTTAGGAACACTTAGACAGACAAAAGGTAAACAAAAAGAGGCGGAGAATTTTTTTAAGTATGGCCTCAGAATAGCCAGCAGTATGAATGAGCCCCAATCAATTTTTGCCAACGCTACAGGCTTGGGAGGATTGTATACGCTCATGGATTCTATGCAACTTGTCAACAGGTATCTAGAGATAGCTTTTGAGCAATTATATAATACTCCGGAGAAAAATATTGAAGAGAATAAAAGAGATTGGCATAGGACTCAGGCAAATTATTTGGTTAAGCTGGGTAATTTTGATGAGGCTATATGTTATTTTAATACTGCTTTAGAATATTATAGGAGCAGGGATTGTGACAGGGATTTTGCAAAAATTTGTATCGATTTTGCAACTGCCTACCTCCAAGTCAAAGATTTAGAGAATTCCAGAGAATTTTTAGAGAATGGGATTCAATGCCTGATACCATCATTCAGGAGTTTGGATACCCTTCCAAATCAAGTGGATCTCTATCAGGAGAATACACTTACTGAAGCATTTTCGCTAGCTTCAAAGTGGTATTCTCTTCGCTATGAACAGGATAAGCAGACGGATCTGTTATTGAAATCACTTTCTTATTTGGAGCTTGGGTTATTTGGTTATGAAATTATACAAGGATCAATCTTAACGGCTCCATCCAAATTAAAAATCATTGGATCCAATAGAAGCCTGGTGGATCGGGGAATTGAGCAACTGTACCAATTAAAGAAATTGGGGATTCAGTCGGAGGTTTTATTTGTAAAATGCAGACAATTTTTTAATTATTCCAAGGGGATCTTATTGGGAAACAAAATTTTCGAAATGATGGTTATTAGCCAATTTTCGAAAGCTGATAAGTTGCAAATCAGTGAGGTGGAGCGCCAAGAGTTTAAACTTTCGCAATTGAATCCAAAAGAAATCAATGAGTCCAATTTTATTTTAGGTCAGCGCATTCATTTGCAACAACAGAAACGAGATTTATTCGGGAAGTATTCAATTCAAGAGCCGGTGGTTAGATATCCTGAAAATTATATAGAGTACCAGATTATTCATGATACAGTCTATGTGATGGCGCAACTGAAAGGCGAAAGCTATTTTGAACAAATTGGAACGTATGGAGATTTGCAGAAAATTATAAAAGGTATAAATTCCAATTTTAATCAAAGGGAATTTAAACTGGATGAGGCGCTTTTAAAGCAAGCGTATCATTTTCTTTTAGCTTTTGTGAAAAATCCTTTGCCCAAAAGATTGTGTATCATTCCAGATGGGCAAATTCAATTTATTCCTTTTGATGCTTTAATTCATCCTGATGGTCAATTTCTTTTAAGTCATTGTAGTATTTATTTTGCACAACGATATGGCGAACCCGAATTTGAGTCAGATTATTCTGATAAGCCTAGCTTCATATTGGCCATCCGACCCGAATATCCTGAAAGCAAGGAACAAAATTTAATTGCCACTCGAGGTAACGTTTCAGCCTTATTGCATACACAAGAAGAGGTAGATAGCATTCAAATGCATTATGGCGATCAAGTGGAGATTTCAAAGGAAATCACTGTAGATGAATTGCCGGCCCGCATGCAGTCGGCAGAAATTGTACATTTTGCCGGCCATGCCAAAGCAAGCGGAGATTCTGCTTATTTGATTTTACCAGGAGATCCGTCACAATTTGGACTGGCTCAATTGGCAAGTTTGCACAGTCCGTGGCGCATGGTCGTATTGAGTGCCTGCGAAACCGGATTAGGTGAATGGGAATACGGAGAAGGCATACGCAGTTTGGGAAAAAGTTTCCAGGAGGCGGGAGCAGAATCCGTGATTATGTCTCTTTGGTCTGTTAATGATGAATCCAGTGCAAAAATTATGTCCGGATTTTACAAAGAGCTCAAAGAAGGAAAATCAAAAGACGAGGCCCTTCGGAATGCTAAAATGGAATATTTACAAGAAGCAGGATTTGAAAAAAAGCATCCGTATTATTGGGCTGGATTTGTGGGGTATGGGGAAATGGAAGGGATTGAAACCAATTCACGGAATTTGTTATATTTATTAATTGGATTGTCAATTTGTTTTTTAATTTTTATTTTTAAAAAAGTACCAAAATGA
- a CDS encoding response regulator transcription factor, with the protein MKIAILEDLKDVALMLQELFKDQGDMSCTQVYHTAEDAMQFLKHHPADILIVDIGLPRASGIDAINYLIKYCPAMQYCMFTVYEDDEKIFNSLQAGAKGYILKGSEPKKIIEAVRELHEGGSPMSPSIARRILDVFQKMNLNPTPSKLPLTSRELELLDLLAKGLLYKEIADQLGITTGTVKQHIHKIYDKLQVTNRTEAINLYRFGK; encoded by the coding sequence ATGAAAATAGCTATTCTTGAAGACTTGAAAGATGTTGCCCTGATGTTGCAGGAGCTCTTTAAGGATCAAGGCGATATGAGTTGTACTCAAGTTTATCATACTGCGGAAGACGCGATGCAGTTTTTAAAACATCATCCCGCAGATATTTTAATTGTTGATATTGGACTGCCCCGAGCTTCTGGTATTGATGCTATTAATTATCTGATTAAATATTGTCCGGCCATGCAGTATTGTATGTTTACGGTATATGAAGATGATGAAAAAATATTTAATTCATTGCAAGCCGGTGCTAAAGGATACATACTAAAAGGGTCTGAACCTAAAAAAATTATTGAAGCAGTCCGCGAATTGCATGAAGGCGGATCACCCATGAGTCCTAGTATTGCTCGTCGAATTCTGGATGTTTTTCAAAAAATGAATTTAAATCCTACTCCTTCTAAATTACCGCTTACATCCCGTGAATTGGAATTGCTAGATTTACTTGCAAAAGGACTCCTTTATAAAGAAATTGCTGATCAATTGGGTATTACTACGGGAACTGTCAAACAACACATTCATAAAATATACGATAAGCTTCAGGTTACCAATCGGACAGAAGCCATTAATTTATACCGTTTCGGTAAATAA
- a CDS encoding T9SS type A sorting domain-containing protein, with protein sequence MKTILSVIIWFGFFYSKLFSQVDCESSCPVPFVNWDAVQCEHYENFNPGDPLLTTDWKVFPSGSNPPYYPIPANVQLGHVGQGWTFFADFTCASSSKPVDNLYYFRIPPKDYRFSCSVYLTNGNSGYFSLLNSSLGRVIDFYFTGTKTVSIYNASKTYLGSFSYPEGEWFRLNLFYHAGDGRVEIFRNDYKVFEVKNVATSSAGFPSVANFFTHKLGEAFFLGGVCLVTRNSILVNCTQNIEPVCLNGTNETAADNSCYAGERGYLNSELHACSIANDPCDDCDECFTYRFDCGDPRTIYLTSSYCREIIPQFQSGDSHLADELEWEFKNSSNAIIQPEFLGATSYNSVNPVCKLPAPGSYTICFRVYKYNANGRYKFYECCYVVKVAGPCTKPPSLYITASNPNANSEVNFSTTGSDAETFSWRTDDPQAYLSNVSTTGSTFRCGIPSGKECITVCLTVGNGCGMLSKCLKVCRPSSNCGNKPTPHPPITYTVSQSGELSFQNVPSMDSYNWTLPAGCTFTGGTNANSRVPICKLPDLNCSYIICLQMRIGNCYTYCYCFTVKPQISGPVSLDPEEMSCGNSGQEILVPVRVKNFITMTSLDVTALLNPTTVADFTGAVAGPNINPNAFVYQIISTSKIKVAWAGISSSATSLADNDIFCYLKVKLKGAANTTAIISFEASSAIVKQNRNTVIPDFKTGSVCVNGSFTICGKILTEENKPVKEVSVELIGQNTQTVKTDATGNYCFSNVPAGTFTIKPKKLTFPGNGVEIADIADIQGHILGSFILDSPFKIIAADVDNNKSINSVDIARIISVYFNKNQAFAAVESWRFIPKSFNFPNANNPFQSTFPEIRTIQISKNETNLDFTGIKMGDVDLDRDPQKFGEPVEISTMNTRTKVQQPILDLKINNTQVMPGRKIKVPVYAKGFKNVSSFGFSLGWNANKLKYASLTDFNPALNMSTSNFNTSNIDKGRIGVSWYVLNLNGTSLNDTDTLFSIEFNAVGQDGDSTLLSFIDNPIATNFSNQTENFKLNISNGVVKIRTVLIGVNSKQLPEHISLYPNPSSNVIHLDMEGKNLNKASVVIVSSDGKLYSVSLETYKEHGVMDISHLPNGLYNLRIVYQNKNYRIPFNKF encoded by the coding sequence ATGAAAACAATTTTATCGGTAATTATTTGGTTTGGATTTTTTTATTCCAAACTCTTTTCGCAAGTTGATTGTGAATCTAGTTGTCCAGTTCCTTTTGTAAATTGGGATGCTGTGCAATGCGAACATTATGAAAATTTTAATCCGGGAGATCCTCTTCTCACAACAGATTGGAAGGTTTTTCCAAGCGGATCCAATCCACCGTATTATCCAATACCAGCTAATGTGCAACTTGGACATGTAGGCCAAGGCTGGACTTTCTTTGCTGATTTTACGTGTGCAAGTAGTTCAAAGCCGGTTGATAATTTGTATTATTTTAGAATTCCACCAAAGGACTATCGCTTTAGTTGTTCGGTATATTTAACCAATGGCAATTCAGGTTATTTTTCATTGTTAAATTCAAGTTTAGGGCGTGTAATAGATTTTTATTTTACAGGCACTAAAACAGTATCAATATACAATGCAAGTAAAACGTATTTGGGAAGTTTCAGCTATCCGGAAGGAGAGTGGTTCAGATTAAATTTATTCTATCACGCTGGCGATGGTCGCGTTGAAATCTTTCGCAATGATTACAAAGTTTTTGAAGTCAAGAATGTGGCAACTTCTTCTGCTGGTTTTCCATCTGTAGCAAACTTCTTTACACATAAATTAGGAGAAGCTTTTTTTCTCGGAGGAGTCTGTTTGGTAACAAGAAATTCAATTTTAGTAAATTGTACGCAAAATATTGAACCGGTTTGTTTGAATGGAACCAATGAGACTGCTGCAGACAATTCTTGTTATGCAGGAGAAAGAGGCTATTTAAATAGTGAATTGCATGCTTGTTCGATTGCCAACGATCCTTGCGATGATTGTGATGAATGCTTTACTTACAGGTTTGATTGTGGAGATCCAAGAACAATTTATTTGACGAGCAGTTATTGCAGAGAGATTATTCCTCAATTTCAATCAGGCGATAGTCATCTAGCAGATGAATTGGAATGGGAATTTAAAAACAGTTCAAATGCAATTATCCAACCAGAATTTTTGGGTGCAACCTCATACAATTCTGTTAATCCTGTTTGTAAATTACCTGCGCCGGGAAGTTATACAATTTGTTTCAGAGTTTACAAATACAATGCTAATGGCCGCTATAAATTTTATGAATGTTGTTACGTTGTGAAAGTGGCTGGCCCATGCACCAAACCACCAAGTTTATATATTACCGCGAGCAATCCTAATGCTAATTCTGAAGTTAATTTTAGCACAACAGGTTCAGATGCGGAAACGTTTTCCTGGCGAACCGATGATCCCCAAGCCTATTTAAGCAATGTTTCGACTACAGGAAGCACATTCCGTTGTGGAATTCCCAGTGGGAAGGAATGTATTACAGTTTGTTTGACAGTTGGAAATGGTTGTGGTATGCTTTCCAAGTGTTTAAAAGTGTGCAGACCTAGCAGCAATTGTGGAAACAAGCCAACACCTCATCCACCAATAACCTATACAGTAAGTCAATCCGGTGAATTGAGTTTTCAAAACGTCCCATCAATGGATAGTTACAATTGGACGCTACCAGCGGGTTGCACTTTTACCGGCGGAACAAATGCCAATTCAAGAGTGCCTATTTGCAAATTGCCGGATTTAAATTGCAGTTATATTATTTGTTTGCAGATGCGCATTGGAAACTGTTATACGTATTGCTATTGTTTTACAGTAAAACCACAAATTAGCGGACCTGTAAGTTTAGACCCGGAAGAAATGAGCTGTGGGAATAGTGGCCAAGAAATATTAGTACCAGTGCGAGTTAAGAATTTTATTACTATGACCTCTCTGGATGTCACTGCTTTATTAAATCCGACAACGGTTGCTGACTTTACAGGTGCAGTTGCTGGACCAAATATCAATCCGAATGCATTTGTTTATCAGATAATTTCTACATCTAAAATCAAAGTAGCCTGGGCTGGAATTTCAAGTAGTGCCACTTCGCTAGCGGATAATGATATTTTCTGCTATTTAAAAGTTAAATTGAAAGGTGCTGCCAATACAACTGCAATAATTTCATTTGAGGCAAGCAGCGCCATTGTAAAGCAAAATAGAAATACGGTCATACCTGATTTTAAAACTGGAAGCGTATGTGTGAATGGTTCATTTACTATTTGTGGAAAAATCCTTACCGAAGAAAACAAACCAGTTAAAGAAGTAAGTGTTGAATTAATTGGACAGAATACCCAAACGGTAAAGACAGATGCAACAGGAAATTATTGCTTTTCGAATGTTCCGGCCGGAACTTTTACAATTAAACCAAAGAAATTAACTTTTCCTGGCAATGGAGTGGAAATTGCTGACATTGCAGATATTCAAGGTCATATATTAGGAAGTTTTATTTTGGACTCTCCGTTTAAAATAATAGCTGCAGATGTAGATAATAATAAATCCATTAATTCAGTGGACATTGCCCGAATTATTTCGGTTTATTTTAATAAAAATCAAGCCTTTGCGGCTGTTGAAAGTTGGCGATTTATTCCAAAATCATTTAATTTTCCAAATGCCAATAATCCCTTTCAATCAACGTTTCCGGAAATACGAACTATTCAAATAAGCAAGAACGAAACCAACCTAGATTTTACAGGTATCAAAATGGGAGATGTTGATTTGGACAGAGATCCCCAGAAATTTGGAGAACCAGTTGAGATTTCAACAATGAATACCAGAACAAAAGTTCAGCAACCAATTCTTGATTTAAAAATAAATAACACCCAAGTCATGCCAGGAAGAAAAATTAAGGTACCTGTGTATGCAAAAGGATTCAAAAATGTTAGCTCATTTGGCTTTTCATTAGGTTGGAATGCCAATAAACTGAAATATGCATCATTGACCGATTTTAATCCGGCATTGAATATGAGTACTTCTAATTTCAATACATCAAATATTGACAAAGGAAGAATAGGTGTTTCCTGGTATGTTTTAAATTTAAATGGAACCAGTCTGAATGATACGGACACCTTATTCTCAATTGAATTTAATGCAGTTGGTCAAGATGGAGATTCAACATTATTAAGTTTTATTGACAATCCAATAGCAACAAATTTTTCAAATCAAACTGAAAATTTTAAATTAAACATTTCAAATGGTGTTGTAAAAATTCGTACCGTTTTAATTGGTGTAAATTCAAAACAACTTCCGGAACATATTTCCTTGTATCCAAATCCATCAAGCAACGTGATTCATTTAGACATGGAAGGCAAGAATTTAAATAAAGCATCTGTAGTAATTGTTTCAAGTGATGGTAAATTGTATTCTGTATCACTTGAGACTTATAAGGAACATGGAGTAATGGACATTAGCCATTTACCCAATGGATTATATAATTTAAGAATTGTTTATCAAAACAAAAATTACAGAATCCCTTTTAACAAATTTTGA
- a CDS encoding ATP-binding protein — protein MSLDDPKVIKLIILTAFLMPVLLSGLLIWFLVFYQKKKLAQQLEKKDSLLREQQLIIEKQESIQHERNRIAAEMHDDLGSGLTTIRYLSDRALQKAGSEEERTQIGRIASQSNALIRNMSEIIWALNVRYDTLDSLLAYLRRYAAEFLDEHQIVLSWNQSDLLENYQLSGEVRRNIHLTVKEALNNIVKHSGANSVEIHYSTEGDTAVLKIYDNGRGFIPDLISSDGNGLFNMENRMKSIHGCILIFHKQPGTEIVLQFPIK, from the coding sequence ATGTCCCTTGATGATCCCAAAGTCATAAAACTCATTATTCTGACGGCATTTTTAATGCCCGTATTGTTGTCGGGATTATTAATTTGGTTTTTGGTTTTTTACCAGAAGAAGAAATTGGCTCAACAACTTGAAAAAAAGGATAGTCTATTACGTGAACAACAACTCATTATCGAAAAACAAGAATCCATCCAGCATGAGCGCAACCGAATTGCAGCGGAGATGCATGATGATTTGGGATCTGGATTGACGACGATACGATATTTAAGTGATCGCGCCTTACAAAAAGCTGGTTCTGAAGAAGAGCGAACTCAAATTGGCCGGATTGCATCGCAAAGCAATGCATTGATCCGGAATATGTCTGAAATTATTTGGGCACTCAATGTTCGTTATGATACCTTGGATAGTTTATTGGCTTATTTAAGACGGTATGCAGCTGAATTTTTGGATGAACATCAAATAGTGCTTTCCTGGAATCAGAGTGATTTGTTAGAAAATTATCAACTTAGTGGTGAAGTTCGAAGGAACATTCACCTTACAGTAAAGGAAGCCCTAAATAATATTGTAAAACATTCTGGAGCAAATTCAGTGGAGATACATTATTCAACCGAAGGAGATACTGCTGTATTAAAGATTTATGATAATGGTAGGGGATTTATCCCGGATTTAATATCATCTGATGGAAATGGACTTTTCAATATGGAAAACAGGATGAAATCAATACACGGATGTATATTAATATTCCACAAGCAACCTGGAACTGAAATCGTACTTCAATTTCCGATTAAATAG
- a CDS encoding sigma-70 family RNA polymerase sigma factor produces MLIQELIEKIRGTEKDRAAVVSLIYQDSSLKKSIKSYVLNHYGNEDDVIIIFDDMIVQFIKSVFSKPDFKLEGELSAYLMGIAKHLWYAESKKRMKMKQWDSIENKDFVDQDIISIDQILSDEKKTLLLNVLSHIGKNCKEVLMYWANGYAMDEIAQKLNYKSEGMVRKKKSVCLKELTTIIQLRPEIKKALSS; encoded by the coding sequence TTGCTGATTCAGGAACTTATTGAAAAAATCCGGGGTACCGAAAAAGATCGTGCCGCTGTAGTAAGCCTTATTTATCAGGACTCCAGTCTAAAAAAGTCAATTAAGTCCTATGTTTTAAATCACTATGGCAATGAAGACGATGTAATTATTATATTTGATGACATGATTGTCCAGTTTATTAAATCGGTCTTTTCAAAACCAGACTTTAAATTAGAAGGTGAATTATCAGCTTATTTAATGGGGATCGCAAAACATCTTTGGTATGCTGAATCTAAAAAGAGGATGAAAATGAAACAATGGGATTCAATTGAAAATAAAGATTTTGTAGATCAGGATATCATCAGTATTGACCAAATTTTAAGTGACGAGAAAAAAACCTTATTGCTAAATGTACTGAGCCACATTGGTAAAAATTGCAAAGAAGTCCTAATGTATTGGGCAAATGGTTACGCAATGGATGAAATTGCTCAAAAGCTTAATTATAAATCAGAAGGCATGGTGCGTAAAAAGAAAAGTGTCTGTCTTAAAGAACTGACTACCATCATCCAACTACGACCAGAAATTAAAAAGGCATTGTCATCATGA